The Schistocerca cancellata isolate TAMUIC-IGC-003103 chromosome 4, iqSchCanc2.1, whole genome shotgun sequence genome contains a region encoding:
- the LOC126183966 gene encoding uncharacterized protein LOC126183966, giving the protein MGKTQIWEKRKYGKNANIGKTQIWEKRKCGKDGNLAKTQMRRKYGKDANMGKTQIWEKSKYGKNGNMGKTQIWGKCKYGENANMGKTQIWGKRKYGENANMGKTQIWGKRKNGENAKMGKTQKWGKRKYGENAYMGKTQIWEKCKYGRR; this is encoded by the exons atgggaaaaacgcaaatatgggaaaaacgcaaatatgggaaaaacgcaaatataggaaaaacgcaaatatgggaaaaacgcaagtgtgGCAAAGACGGAAatttggcaaagacgcaaatgag acgcaaatatgggaaagacgcaaatatgggaaagacgcaaatatgggaaaagagcaaatatgggaaaaacggaaatatgggaaaaacgcaaatatggggaaaatgcaaatatggggaaaacgcaaatatggggaaaacgcaaatatggggaaaacgcaaatatggggaaaacgcaaatatggggaaaacgcaaatatggggaaaacgcaaaaatggggaaaacgcaaaaatggggaaaacgcaaaaatggggaaaacgcaaatatggggaaaacgcatatatgggaaaaacgcaaatatgggaaaaatgcaaatatggaagaAGATAA